A genomic window from Flavobacterium johnsoniae includes:
- the metQ gene encoding methionine ABC transporter substrate-binding lipoprotein MetQ, with amino-acid sequence MKLNILKTAGVLALAILLSNCGNDKKNDPHFIKVGVAAGPELKVAEAAKKVAKEKFGLEVELVSFNDYVIPNEALSQGDIDANAFQHKPYMDEQSKQRGYKLAIIGKTFVYPIAAYSKKIKNLSELKNESTIIIPNDPTNGGRSLLLLQKNGLLKLKDGVGLLPKVTDIVSNPKNLKILELEAPQLPRALDDANVSIAIINNTFASQAGLVPSRDALFVEDKESPYVNLVVSREDNKNEEKVKQFLQAFQSPEVEKAAEVEFKGGAVKGW; translated from the coding sequence ATGAAACTAAATATTTTAAAAACTGCTGGAGTTTTGGCTTTAGCAATTCTTTTATCAAACTGTGGAAATGATAAAAAAAATGATCCACATTTTATTAAAGTTGGAGTGGCGGCAGGACCAGAATTAAAAGTGGCTGAAGCAGCTAAAAAAGTTGCCAAAGAAAAATTCGGATTAGAAGTAGAATTGGTATCGTTTAACGACTATGTAATTCCGAACGAAGCTTTAAGTCAAGGTGATATTGATGCAAATGCTTTTCAGCACAAACCATACATGGACGAACAATCGAAACAGCGTGGTTATAAATTAGCGATCATCGGAAAAACATTTGTTTACCCAATTGCAGCTTATTCAAAAAAAATAAAAAACCTTTCTGAATTGAAAAACGAAAGCACGATTATTATTCCGAATGATCCAACAAATGGCGGACGTTCTTTATTGCTTTTACAGAAAAATGGTTTGTTGAAATTGAAAGATGGAGTTGGTTTGTTGCCAAAAGTAACTGATATTGTAAGCAACCCTAAAAACTTAAAAATCTTAGAATTAGAAGCGCCTCAATTGCCAAGAGCTTTAGACGATGCAAATGTTTCAATTGCGATTATCAATAATACATTTGCTTCTCAAGCAGGATTAGTTCCGTCGCGCGATGCATTATTTGTTGAAGATAAAGAATCTCCTTATGTAAATTTGGTTGTGAGTCGTGAAGACAATAAAAATGAAGAAAAAGTAAAACAGTTTTTACAAGCTTTTCAATCTCCAGAAGTAGAAAAAGCAGCTGAAGTCGAATTTAAAGGCGGAGCAGTAAAAGGCTGGTAA
- a CDS encoding methionine ABC transporter permease MetI codes for MSDSLIDLLLKGTWETIVMTFVSGFFGFVLGLPTGILLFLTRKNQILEQPVLNRVLSVLVNVFRSIPFIILIVWMIPFTRAIVGTSIGVSAALVPLSIGAAPFIARLVENSLLGLPSGLIEAARALGATPLQIVYKVLLPEALPSLINAASITLITLVGYSAMGGAVGAGGLGQVGYQYGYIGYDAVTMNSVLGLLVVLVFLIQFIGDRLSKRFDHR; via the coding sequence ATGTCTGATTCACTTATAGATTTATTGTTAAAAGGAACATGGGAAACCATTGTTATGACTTTTGTGTCGGGTTTTTTTGGTTTTGTATTGGGATTGCCAACTGGAATTTTACTTTTTCTTACACGTAAAAATCAAATTTTAGAACAGCCAGTTTTAAACCGAGTTTTATCGGTTTTGGTAAATGTTTTCCGTTCCATTCCATTCATTATTTTAATCGTTTGGATGATTCCGTTTACACGCGCCATTGTTGGAACTTCGATTGGAGTTAGCGCGGCTTTAGTGCCGTTAAGTATTGGTGCAGCGCCATTTATTGCGCGTTTAGTAGAAAACAGTTTGTTAGGTTTACCATCTGGATTAATTGAAGCGGCGAGAGCTTTGGGCGCAACGCCGTTACAAATTGTGTATAAAGTTTTGCTTCCAGAAGCGTTGCCTTCGTTAATAAATGCGGCATCAATTACGTTAATTACACTTGTAGGTTATTCCGCAATGGGCGGAGCTGTTGGAGCAGGAGGTTTAGGACAAGTGGGTTATCAATATGGATATATTGGTTATGATGCCGTTACGATGAATTCGGTTTTGGGTTTACTGGTTGTTTTGGTATTCCTAATTCAGTTTATAGGAGACAGATTATCAAAACGATTCGACCATAGATAA
- the metN gene encoding methionine ABC transporter ATP-binding protein MetN, translating to MIELKNVTKTFHQKDRIVTALSDVSLRVPQGKVFGVIGTSGAGKSTLIRCVNLLERPTSGEIIVDGKALMQLSNAELAIERRQIGMIFQHFNLLSSRTVFENVAFPLELAGTSKTEINTRVLELLQLVGLAEKANDYPASLSGGQKQRVAIARTLANNPKVLLCDEATSALDPATTRSILNLLKDINKRLNITVLLITHQMEVVKSICDEVAVISHGKLIEQGSVGEIFADPKQELTREFIASSLHIEVPSVYQDKLQQVDNGNLNPLLKLEMTGKSVNEPVISEVSRLFDTDFKIVSAQMDQAGEVNFGVMLIELSGKRENYDAAIQYFNSKHIKTEIIGYV from the coding sequence ATGATTGAATTAAAAAATGTAACCAAAACTTTTCATCAGAAAGACAGAATTGTTACTGCTTTGTCTGATGTCTCGCTACGAGTTCCGCAAGGAAAAGTTTTTGGTGTAATTGGAACTTCGGGTGCTGGAAAAAGTACTTTGATCCGCTGTGTAAATTTGTTAGAAAGACCAACTTCAGGAGAAATTATTGTTGACGGAAAAGCGTTGATGCAATTATCAAACGCAGAATTGGCAATTGAAAGAAGACAAATCGGAATGATTTTTCAGCATTTCAATTTACTTTCTTCGAGAACCGTTTTCGAAAATGTTGCTTTTCCGCTAGAATTGGCAGGAACATCAAAAACAGAAATCAACACAAGAGTTTTAGAATTATTGCAATTGGTTGGTTTGGCAGAAAAAGCAAACGATTATCCGGCAAGTCTTTCTGGAGGTCAAAAACAAAGAGTGGCAATTGCGAGAACTTTGGCTAATAATCCGAAAGTTTTATTGTGTGACGAAGCGACAAGTGCTTTAGATCCTGCTACTACGCGTTCAATTTTAAATTTATTGAAAGACATTAACAAACGATTAAATATTACGGTTTTATTGATTACACACCAAATGGAAGTCGTAAAATCGATTTGTGATGAAGTTGCCGTTATTAGTCACGGAAAATTAATTGAACAGGGAAGTGTTGGTGAAATTTTCGCTGATCCGAAACAAGAATTGACGAGAGAATTTATTGCTTCTTCTTTACATATTGAAGTTCCATCGGTTTATCAAGACAAGTTACAGCAAGTTGATAACGGAAATTTAAATCCGTTATTGAAATTAGAAATGACTGGAAAATCGGTTAATGAACCAGTTATTTCAGAAGTTTCAAGACTTTTTGATACCGATTTCAAAATCGTAAGCGCACAAATGGATCAGGCGGGCGAAGTAAATTTTGGTGTCATGCTGATTGAACTTTCAGGAAAACGCGAAAATTATGATGCGGCGATTCAATATTTTAATTCAAAACACATTAAAACAGAAATAATAGGTTATGTCTGA
- a CDS encoding cupin domain-containing protein, protein MKTIPRRVVTGIKNGKSIIEQDEIVTNVSEHFPGLIISDIWSTDSIPAKFEENRIENTAFPNTPKNGSYFRYVQIPPDKDLGIVAPKGQPHPLMHQTDTLDYIIIISGEIYLIVDEEETILKAGDIVIQRGTNHAWSNRSDLPCIQLAILLDAKND, encoded by the coding sequence ATGAAAACAATACCAAGACGAGTAGTTACAGGAATCAAGAATGGGAAATCAATTATCGAACAAGATGAAATCGTTACCAATGTTTCGGAGCATTTTCCGGGATTGATTATTTCGGATATTTGGTCGACAGATAGTATTCCTGCAAAATTCGAAGAAAATAGAATAGAAAATACCGCTTTTCCGAACACGCCCAAAAACGGAAGTTATTTTCGTTACGTACAGATTCCGCCAGACAAAGATTTAGGAATTGTGGCGCCCAAAGGTCAGCCGCATCCGTTAATGCATCAAACCGATACTTTAGATTATATCATTATTATTTCTGGAGAAATTTATTTGATTGTAGATGAAGAAGAAACTATTTTGAAGGCTGGAGATATTGTAATTCAACGTGGTACCAATCATGCGTGGAGTAATCGTTCGGATTTGCCTTGCATTCAATTAGCGATTTTATTAGATGCCAAAAATGATTAA
- a CDS encoding NADP-dependent oxidoreductase, with translation MKAILLQENRQFQLETIATPQPEPHQIQVQIVSSGFNPIDYQMTENSSERKLLHSPILGREFSGIITKIGSNVRDFKIGDAVFCGSGSMGSNGTYAEYICVPEAIAVKKPKNISFEEAAAIPSAGLTALQSFKRMKASLTDSILITGAAGGVGNFFVKLLVSKGFSNFLVTAGNEESITFLISLGVKPQQIINYKKEEIFEAALSLNGNKKFDIAVDLVGNKIAEVAAKLLKINGTYIDVTNFSTPESRNILFSRGATIHTISNYAYGLEKRYDYYKNGLIELSQLLENKFITPPNISIIGELNTRTVVKALWLLRENKTYGKKLIMQINKE, from the coding sequence ATGAAAGCAATTCTATTACAGGAAAATCGTCAATTTCAGTTGGAAACAATTGCAACTCCGCAACCAGAACCGCATCAAATTCAAGTACAAATTGTTTCTTCTGGTTTTAATCCGATTGATTATCAAATGACCGAAAATAGTTCTGAAAGAAAGCTTTTGCATTCGCCTATTTTAGGGAGAGAATTTTCAGGAATTATTACAAAAATCGGATCAAATGTAAGAGATTTTAAAATTGGCGATGCTGTTTTTTGCGGTTCTGGAAGTATGGGATCTAATGGAACTTATGCCGAATACATTTGCGTTCCTGAAGCAATTGCGGTAAAAAAGCCAAAAAATATTTCTTTTGAAGAAGCCGCTGCAATTCCATCAGCTGGATTAACGGCTTTGCAATCTTTTAAAAGAATGAAAGCTTCTCTAACAGATTCCATATTAATTACGGGAGCAGCTGGAGGAGTTGGAAATTTTTTTGTCAAACTTTTGGTAAGTAAAGGGTTTTCAAACTTTTTAGTAACTGCAGGAAATGAAGAAAGTATAACGTTTTTAATTAGTCTTGGTGTAAAACCACAGCAAATCATTAATTATAAAAAAGAAGAAATATTCGAAGCGGCACTTTCATTAAATGGAAATAAAAAGTTTGACATTGCAGTAGATTTAGTCGGAAATAAAATTGCAGAAGTCGCGGCTAAACTTCTAAAAATAAATGGAACCTATATAGATGTAACGAATTTTTCAACTCCAGAATCGCGAAATATTCTTTTTTCCAGAGGAGCAACCATTCATACGATTTCAAATTATGCGTATGGTTTAGAAAAAAGATATGATTATTATAAAAACGGTTTAATAGAGTTGTCGCAGTTATTAGAAAATAAATTTATTACGCCGCCAAATATTTCCATAATCGGAGAATTAAACACAAGAACGGTCGTAAAAGCGCTGTGGTTATTGCGTGAAAACAAAACGTATGGAAAAAAATTAATTATGCAGATCAATAAAGAATGA
- a CDS encoding aminotransferase class V-fold PLP-dependent enzyme, translated as MNAIEPTTKTTESECYFSKFRENTVGIDHTFESVYGEQNLIYADWVASGRLYTPIEDIMLHKIGPMIANTHSLSSQTGKTSTYAYNYARDIIKKSVNANASDVLVTTGTGMTAALSKLQRIIGLRKTYENEKDKPVVFITHMEHHSNQVPWYETNADVVILPADENNLVDPKILSTEIKKYADRSLKIGSFTACSNVTGIITPYHELAKIMHQNGGLCFVDFAASAPYVKIDMHPKDPEQHLDAIFFSPHKFLGGPGTCGILVFNEKLYQSEFPDNPGGGNVKWTNPLGNYCYSDVIEVREDGGTPGFLQVIRAALALELKEKMGVEQIAKREKELLDLCFSKLQKIQGLSILGDLKSKRIGCVSFVIEDIHYNLIVRLLNDRFGIQTRGGWSCASTYAHYLFNIDEKRSRAITNELLEKNQTNKPGWVRLSLHPITTNEELLFICNAIQQVALNYKKWQKDYEYNPATNEFENPRIKDTIEREVNEWFELD; from the coding sequence ATGAATGCTATTGAGCCAACTACAAAAACAACAGAATCTGAGTGTTACTTTTCTAAATTTAGAGAAAACACTGTAGGAATAGATCATACTTTCGAATCGGTTTACGGAGAACAAAATTTGATTTACGCCGATTGGGTTGCCAGCGGAAGATTATACACGCCGATTGAAGATATTATGCTCCATAAAATAGGTCCGATGATTGCCAATACGCATTCACTTTCTAGTCAGACAGGAAAAACTTCTACTTACGCATACAATTACGCCAGAGATATTATTAAAAAATCCGTTAATGCAAATGCATCGGATGTTTTAGTAACAACTGGAACTGGAATGACTGCTGCATTATCTAAACTCCAGCGTATTATTGGTTTGAGAAAAACGTATGAAAATGAAAAAGACAAACCAGTAGTTTTCATTACGCATATGGAACATCATTCCAATCAAGTTCCTTGGTACGAAACAAATGCAGACGTTGTGATTCTTCCTGCCGATGAAAATAATTTAGTAGATCCAAAAATCCTTTCTACGGAAATAAAAAAATACGCCGATAGAAGTTTGAAAATCGGTTCGTTTACGGCTTGTTCAAACGTAACGGGAATTATTACGCCTTATCATGAATTAGCTAAAATTATGCATCAAAACGGCGGATTGTGTTTTGTAGATTTTGCTGCTTCGGCACCTTACGTTAAAATCGATATGCATCCAAAAGATCCAGAACAACATTTAGATGCGATTTTCTTTTCGCCACATAAATTTTTGGGCGGACCTGGAACTTGCGGTATTTTGGTTTTCAACGAAAAATTATACCAATCTGAGTTTCCTGATAATCCGGGCGGCGGAAATGTAAAATGGACGAATCCGTTAGGAAATTATTGTTACAGCGATGTGATAGAAGTGAGAGAAGACGGTGGAACTCCAGGATTTTTGCAAGTAATTCGAGCAGCTTTGGCTTTAGAATTGAAAGAAAAAATGGGAGTAGAACAGATTGCAAAAAGAGAAAAAGAACTTTTAGATCTGTGCTTTTCTAAACTTCAAAAAATACAAGGTCTTTCTATTTTAGGAGATTTAAAAAGTAAACGAATTGGCTGTGTTTCTTTTGTAATTGAAGATATTCATTACAATCTAATCGTAAGATTATTAAATGATCGTTTCGGAATTCAGACTCGTGGCGGTTGGTCGTGTGCGAGTACATATGCACATTATCTTTTCAATATTGATGAAAAACGTTCGAGAGCAATTACCAATGAATTATTAGAGAAAAATCAAACCAATAAGCCGGGCTGGGTTCGTTTGTCATTGCATCCGATTACAACAAACGAAGAACTTTTATTTATTTGTAATGCGATTCAGCAAGTGGCTTTGAATTATAAAAAATGGCAGAAAGATTACGAATACAATCCTGCAACAAACGAATTTGAAAATCCGAGAATTAAAGATACCATCGAAAGAGAAGTAAACGAATGGTTTGAGTTGGATTAA